In a genomic window of Bacteroidales bacterium:
- a CDS encoding DUF4402 domain-containing protein gives MKNLLALAIIVLGFTATSFAQVTATASTTATIITPIAIEKDVDMNFGNIAVSPTLGGTVVLPTSGARTKTGGVTLPVVTGTVSAASFTVTGEGNSTYSITLPSSAITLTSPSGTMTVENFVSTPSNTGALNNGSQEVKVGATLNVGAAQAAGTYTNESSLFVTVNYN, from the coding sequence ATGAAAAACTTACTCGCCCTCGCTATCATCGTTCTCGGATTCACTGCCACTTCTTTCGCTCAGGTTACCGCAACCGCTTCAACCACAGCAACCATCATCACCCCGATCGCCATTGAAAAAGATGTAGATATGAATTTCGGTAACATCGCCGTTAGTCCAACATTAGGCGGTACCGTTGTTCTCCCAACTTCAGGAGCACGCACCAAGACCGGTGGAGTTACCCTCCCCGTAGTAACAGGAACTGTTTCAGCCGCTTCATTCACAGTAACCGGAGAAGGCAACAGCACATACTCTATCACTTTACCTTCTTCAGCCATCACATTGACCAGTCCATCAGGTACAATGACCGTTGAAAACTTTGTAAGCACCCCTTCCAACACAGGCGCCCTGAACAATGGCAGCCAGGAAGTAAAAGTAGGAGCTACCCTGAATGTAGGTGCTGCCCAGGCTGCAGGAACTTATACAAATGAATCCAGCTTGTTTGTAACAGTTAACTACAACTAA
- a CDS encoding DUF4402 domain-containing protein produces the protein MKNLLALAIIVLGFTATSFAQVTATASTTATIITPIAIEKDVDMNFGNIAVSPTLGGTVVLPTSGARTKTGGVTLPVVTGTVSAASFTVTGEGNSTYSITLPSSAITLTSPSGTMTVENFVSTPSNTGALNNGSQEVKVGATLNVGAAQAAGTYTNESSLFVTVNYN, from the coding sequence ATGAAAAACTTACTCGCCCTCGCTATCATCGTTCTCGGATTCACTGCCACTTCTTTCGCACAGGTAACAGCAACTGCTTCAACCACAGCAACCATCATCACCCCGATCGCCATTGAAAAAGATGTAGATATGAATTTCGGTAACATCGCCGTTAGTCCAACATTAGGCGGTACCGTTGTTCTCCCAACTTCAGGAGCACGCACAAAGACCGGTGGAGTTACCCTCCCCGTAGTAACAGGAACCGTTTCAGCCGCTTCATTCACAGTAACCGGAGAAGGCAACAGCACATACTCTATCACTTTACCTTCTTCAGCCATCACATTGACCAGTCCATCAGGTACAATGACCGTTGAAAACTTTGTAAGCACCCCTTCCAACACAGGCGCCCTGAACAATGGCAGCCAGGAAGTAAAAGTAGGAGCTACCCTGAATGTAGGTGCTGCCCAGGCTGCAGGAACTTACACCAACGAATCCAGCTTATTCGTAACGGTTAACTACAACTAA
- a CDS encoding DUF4402 domain-containing protein, producing the protein MKFILQYITITLLLIIVGIRAQAQTGVAASMFAEVIAALTATENSQLSFGKFSPETNGGEIHLSPQGMRSVNGSVVLSGGGHSNGSFIITGEDQATFSISLPSGQSLLTNSTGTKTMIVKDWQSNPAPGIGAGVLIGGTLEVKVGATLVVGSMNDNPVGNYTGTYFITFAYN; encoded by the coding sequence ATGAAATTCATTCTCCAATATATCACCATAACACTCCTGCTTATCATAGTTGGAATCCGGGCCCAGGCCCAGACGGGAGTAGCAGCCAGCATGTTCGCTGAGGTGATTGCAGCCCTGACAGCTACGGAGAATTCGCAACTAAGCTTCGGGAAGTTCTCCCCGGAAACCAATGGAGGTGAAATTCATCTTTCACCCCAGGGCATGAGATCTGTCAATGGCAGCGTCGTGCTAAGCGGAGGGGGACATAGCAATGGAAGCTTTATCATCACAGGAGAGGACCAGGCTACTTTCAGCATCAGCTTACCTTCCGGACAATCATTACTCACCAATAGTACCGGTACAAAAACCATGATCGTTAAAGATTGGCAATCCAACCCAGCCCCCGGCATAGGAGCGGGAGTACTAATAGGGGGTACACTTGAAGTAAAAGTAGGTGCAACCCTTGTTGTTGGATCCATGAATGATAACCCGGTCGGAAATTACACTGGTACTTACTTTATCACTTTTGCCTATAACTAA
- a CDS encoding molecular chaperone: MTRIPLLVILTLLLSTTLIDKALAQGNLLITPRRVVFEGATKTQELNLANTGKDTARYNVSIVQYRMKEDGSFEEIAEPDAGQNFADKYIRFFPRSVTLAPNEAQVVKMQLTKTNLLTPGEYRSHVYFRAVPIEKALGEEDNTPDSTGISVRLVPIFGITIPVIIRVGESTTNVSFSELKFEMLDDTLARLNLAFNRTGNMSVYGDVKVNYSAPDGKITEVGVVKGIAVYTPNSIRRFKMDLRKVEGVDYRQGKLLVTYSTQSEQKPEKLAEGECILK, encoded by the coding sequence ATGACTCGTATCCCACTGCTTGTGATACTTACTTTGCTTCTGTCAACAACCCTGATTGACAAAGCTTTAGCCCAGGGAAACTTACTGATAACGCCCAGAAGAGTTGTCTTTGAGGGGGCAACAAAAACGCAGGAATTGAATCTTGCTAATACAGGTAAGGATACTGCAAGGTACAATGTTTCAATAGTTCAATACAGGATGAAGGAAGATGGCTCATTTGAAGAAATTGCAGAACCTGATGCAGGCCAAAATTTTGCCGATAAGTATATTCGGTTTTTCCCGAGAAGTGTGACTCTTGCTCCTAATGAAGCGCAGGTAGTTAAAATGCAATTAACCAAGACCAATCTCTTAACTCCCGGGGAATACAGATCTCATGTTTATTTCAGGGCAGTACCTATTGAAAAAGCCCTGGGAGAAGAGGATAATACACCTGATTCAACGGGGATTTCCGTACGATTGGTGCCCATCTTCGGAATTACCATCCCGGTAATAATTCGGGTTGGTGAATCTACCACAAATGTCTCCTTCTCAGAATTGAAATTTGAAATGCTGGATGATACACTAGCAAGGTTAAACCTGGCATTTAACCGTACCGGTAATATGTCGGTTTACGGAGATGTTAAGGTAAACTATTCTGCTCCTGATGGGAAGATCACGGAAGTAGGAGTGGTAAAAGGTATTGCGGTGTACACACCTAATTCAATTCGGCGCTTCAAAATGGATCTCCGGAAAGTGGAAGGGGTGGATTACCGTCAGGGGAAATTATTAGTCACCTATTCTACTCAATCTGAGCAAAAGCCTGAAAAGCTTGCTGAGGGGGAGTGCATTCTTAAGTGA